Proteins found in one Spirochaetota bacterium genomic segment:
- a CDS encoding enoyl-CoA hydratase — translation MENIILTKEDQIAILTINRPNFKNALDGKTYEEFGIAIDDVKSDSSIRVLIITGAGDSFCSGLDLSYAASMKDQSMGDFRAGMKRLQSIFNFEEIYKPVIAAVKGYALGNGCDIALASDFIIAGESAKFAMAYTNLGLIPDLGGTFRLPRLVGPAKAKELILTGEKIDAKTALDIGIAGKLVPDEKLMDEANKFAQKLAKRSPIALSLAKKAINNSLGTNLYNSLEYEAYMQNICMNSNDTAEAVMAFLEKREPNFTGT, via the coding sequence ATGGAAAATATCATATTAACAAAAGAGGATCAAATTGCTATTCTTACAATTAACAGACCCAATTTTAAAAATGCGCTCGATGGCAAAACCTATGAAGAATTTGGTATCGCCATTGATGATGTAAAGTCAGATTCATCGATCAGGGTATTAATTATTACTGGAGCTGGGGATTCATTCTGTTCCGGACTAGATCTTAGTTATGCAGCAAGCATGAAAGATCAAAGTATGGGGGATTTTAGAGCCGGCATGAAAAGACTTCAGAGCATATTCAACTTCGAAGAGATTTATAAACCTGTTATTGCCGCAGTCAAGGGATATGCTCTGGGAAATGGATGCGACATCGCATTGGCCAGCGACTTTATAATTGCAGGCGAAAGCGCTAAGTTTGCTATGGCGTATACCAATCTTGGTCTGATACCAGATCTCGGTGGAACATTTCGACTTCCCAGATTGGTTGGTCCAGCCAAGGCAAAGGAGCTTATCCTTACAGGAGAAAAAATCGATGCCAAAACCGCCCTTGATATTGGTATAGCAGGTAAATTAGTCCCTGATGAAAAACTTATGGATGAAGCCAATAAATTTGCGCAAAAACTGGCTAAAAGATCTCCAATAGCGCTTTCCTTAGCTAAGAAGGCTATAAACAACAGTCTGGGTACAAACCTATACAACTCCCTAGAGTACGAAGCATATATGCAGAACATTTGCATGAATAGCAATGACACAGCAGAAGCGGTTATGGCTTTTTTAGAAAAAAGGGAACCTAATTTTACTGGCACATAG
- a CDS encoding tetratricopeptide repeat protein encodes MYSGYFEEGCKLYIQKKYDIAKEKFLQSAKKYENGNAYYFLGEIEKVEGNFKKSEEYFRAAITKRISKKYLQLAYWNLIVIKEQDRSYKEMVQLCQELWERTGDDGAKKKVESLINKLLWTDNQDAIDLYQQGIILKRKTKIDEAKSAFFEAIELDSSFMAPKFEIGLQYYKEGKIDYSINYLMSIAEKIPFYGEIHLLLGNIYFNRQLFTNSIPHFDKALVYGFLDKKAKFALRLKRGTSYYNTLNYDKAKVDIEKILEFDKKSIEPLLLLSAIYIKEANYDDALKTLNKAEMIHPVNAEIIFQIGSIYYKKQDTKYIALFDRLFNKVYSSNSEIPNKYYKAFIILIKYYFNNARYSRASEIIEFLPDNFKDYDIILISAKTYYNLSSYDKSIEYFEKINLTNDDRYTLCKAYTLSEMIDKARDILWSLSYYDDYFNRAKNDQILKELALNIEKEKNRIIRQNTMNESNAQVDEDKDQIILEDEEIQKDEKEIVNDDEIDTDKEDTIDDNEVKTKEEMVDTEEDLHITE; translated from the coding sequence TTGTATTCTGGATATTTTGAAGAGGGATGTAAGTTATATATTCAAAAAAAATACGATATAGCAAAGGAAAAATTCCTTCAATCAGCTAAAAAATACGAAAACGGCAATGCCTATTATTTTTTGGGTGAAATTGAAAAAGTTGAGGGGAACTTTAAAAAATCAGAAGAATACTTCAGGGCAGCAATTACCAAAAGGATATCTAAAAAATATCTTCAATTAGCATATTGGAACCTGATTGTAATCAAGGAGCAGGACAGATCCTATAAGGAGATGGTGCAGCTTTGTCAGGAACTATGGGAAAGAACAGGGGATGATGGGGCTAAAAAAAAGGTAGAGTCGCTTATTAACAAACTTTTATGGACTGATAACCAAGATGCCATAGACTTATATCAACAGGGAATTATTCTAAAAAGAAAAACTAAAATTGATGAAGCCAAAAGCGCCTTCTTTGAGGCAATAGAATTGGACTCCTCTTTTATGGCCCCAAAGTTTGAGATTGGATTACAATATTATAAAGAAGGCAAAATCGATTATTCGATTAATTATCTTATGTCAATAGCAGAAAAGATCCCCTTTTATGGAGAAATACACCTTTTATTGGGGAATATCTATTTTAATAGACAACTTTTCACCAATTCAATACCTCACTTTGATAAAGCACTAGTCTATGGGTTTCTTGACAAAAAGGCCAAGTTTGCCCTACGATTAAAAAGAGGCACCTCATATTATAATACCTTAAATTATGATAAGGCAAAGGTAGATATAGAGAAGATACTTGAATTTGATAAGAAGTCTATTGAGCCTCTATTGCTATTATCAGCAATATATATCAAGGAGGCTAATTATGATGATGCTTTAAAAACCCTGAATAAAGCAGAGATGATTCATCCGGTTAATGCTGAAATTATCTTTCAAATTGGAAGTATATACTACAAAAAGCAAGATACTAAATATATAGCACTTTTTGATAGATTATTCAATAAGGTCTATTCATCGAATAGTGAAATACCAAATAAGTACTATAAGGCCTTTATTATTCTTATTAAATACTATTTTAACAATGCAAGATATTCGAGAGCATCAGAAATCATTGAGTTTCTTCCTGATAATTTCAAAGATTACGATATTATTCTAATCTCTGCTAAGACATATTACAACCTTTCAAGTTATGACAAGTCAATAGAATACTTTGAGAAGATAAACTTGACCAATGATGATAGGTATACCCTATGTAAGGCTTATACTCTAAGTGAAATGATTGACAAGGCCAGGGATATTTTATGGAGTCTATCATACTATGATGACTACTTCAATAGGGCTAAGAATGATCAGATTCTCAAGGAGCTTGCATTAAATATTGAAAAAGAAAAAAACAGAATAATAAGACAGAATACTATGAATGAGAGCAACGCTCAGGTAGACGAGGATAAAGATCAAATCATCTTAGAGGACGAAGAGATCCAAAAGGATGAGAAGGAAATCGTGAACGATGATGAGATAGATACAGATAAAGAAGACACAATAGATGATAATGAAGTAAAGACAAAAGAGGAAATGGTTGATACTGAAGAAGACTTGCATATTACAGAATAA
- a CDS encoding ABC transporter ATP-binding protein, giving the protein MIEIRDLSLTRNKTEILQNINLSFNEGDVIGIIGEAGAGKTALLQILAGVIKDYKGDVIIKNNNLLSLTKGHHQLLISSLLNSIPSNDEYTLYDSLLEARKPFKKFLNPLTELDLQLTEEYLNLFELDRFKEKKICTLSDGIIKRTLLASSFIRDAATLIIDNPTCDLDIRSISLLQKAISKYVIDGDKILIIASNDINFIIQTVDRIIILQDGHLVLETRPDAIDGELIKRYFNLEVIFSRNMYNGKPDIQLFPVN; this is encoded by the coding sequence ATGATTGAGATAAGAGATCTATCTTTAACTCGTAATAAGACAGAGATTTTACAAAACATCAATCTATCATTTAATGAAGGCGATGTGATTGGTATTATTGGCGAGGCAGGTGCTGGTAAAACAGCATTATTACAAATCCTTGCCGGAGTGATTAAGGATTATAAAGGAGATGTAATTATTAAGAATAATAATTTACTATCCTTAACAAAAGGGCATCATCAACTGCTGATATCATCCCTTTTGAATAGCATCCCCTCAAATGATGAATATACTCTATATGATTCCCTTCTTGAAGCACGAAAACCATTTAAAAAATTCTTAAATCCCCTTACCGAACTCGATCTTCAACTTACGGAAGAGTATCTGAATCTATTTGAACTCGACAGATTTAAAGAAAAAAAGATATGCACACTCTCAGATGGTATTATTAAACGTACTCTTCTTGCTTCCTCGTTTATCAGAGATGCTGCTACGCTTATTATTGACAATCCCACATGTGATTTGGATATTCGCTCAATATCATTGCTTCAAAAGGCCATATCCAAATATGTTATTGATGGCGATAAAATACTGATAATTGCATCCAATGACATTAATTTTATAATACAGACTGTAGACCGAATCATTATTCTTCAGGATGGCCACCTTGTATTGGAGACAAGGCCAGACGCTATTGATGGTGAGTTGATAAAGAGGTATTTTAATTTAGAGGTGATCTTTTCAAGAAACATGTATAATGGGAAACCGGATATTCAACTCTTCCCTGTGAATTGA
- a CDS encoding STAS domain-containing protein: MKDGLNYSIMDQEGNKIVKLNGHISNVTKGEFEQLLYELIQKNNVIINMEEVNILTSSGLNSLINICSDARSRNKRVVLLRLQDDIIKMMKVMDVCDHFIFVESIEEGQMKIRHYT, from the coding sequence TTGAAAGATGGATTAAACTATTCAATAATGGATCAGGAAGGGAATAAGATTGTCAAACTAAATGGACACATTTCAAATGTTACAAAAGGGGAATTTGAACAACTATTATATGAGCTTATCCAAAAAAATAATGTAATAATTAATATGGAAGAAGTAAACATACTTACCTCCTCGGGATTAAATTCCTTGATAAATATATGTTCAGACGCTCGTAGTAGAAACAAAAGGGTTGTGCTTTTGAGATTACAGGATGACATAATAAAGATGATGAAGGTAATGGATGTTTGTGACCACTTTATTTTTGTCGAGAGTATTGAGGAGGGGCAGATGAAGATAAGACATTACACTTAA
- a CDS encoding Gfo/Idh/MocA family oxidoreductase: MRRLRVGIIGVGHMGQYHVTVANTLKGQFILSGIYDTNAERAREISQKYETKNYDNIMDMMNDVDSVIIAVPTYLHYKYASLALDNDVHVLVEKPVTENVEQAKELANNAKRKGLIFQAGHVERFNGAVQELYKIVTNPLIIESRRLTPFTERIRDVGVVLDLMIHDIDIVMNIVNSPLVSVKATGGSVFTAFEDYATALLQFENGCVATVTASRVTQRKVRTLAVSQEKSYIFLDYATQDIHIHRQSSQAYLLTKEEIKYSQESFVEELFVHKENPLKQELEHFYDSIKKNVNPINSNEDDIKILELALEIEDMVRSQIQREELMAMN, translated from the coding sequence ATGAGAAGACTACGAGTTGGGATTATAGGTGTGGGTCATATGGGGCAGTATCATGTTACTGTTGCAAACACTCTCAAGGGACAATTTATTCTATCTGGAATTTATGACACAAATGCAGAGAGGGCAAGGGAGATATCACAAAAATATGAGACAAAAAATTATGATAATATTATGGATATGATGAATGATGTGGATTCAGTCATAATAGCTGTTCCAACCTATCTTCATTATAAATATGCTTCCTTAGCTCTTGATAATGATGTTCATGTTCTCGTTGAAAAGCCTGTTACCGAGAATGTGGAGCAGGCGAAGGAGCTTGCAAATAATGCAAAGAGGAAGGGATTGATCTTTCAGGCTGGACATGTTGAAAGATTCAATGGAGCGGTGCAGGAACTTTATAAAATTGTAACTAATCCGTTGATTATTGAATCCAGACGTTTAACACCCTTTACTGAGAGGATTCGGGATGTTGGTGTTGTGCTTGATCTGATGATTCATGATATTGATATAGTAATGAATATTGTCAATTCCCCCTTAGTCTCGGTAAAGGCTACCGGTGGCTCTGTTTTTACTGCCTTTGAGGACTATGCTACTGCTCTTCTGCAGTTTGAGAATGGTTGTGTGGCCACTGTGACTGCTTCAAGGGTAACACAGCGTAAGGTAAGAACTTTAGCAGTAAGCCAGGAGAAATCATATATCTTTCTTGATTATGCTACTCAGGATATCCATATTCATAGACAATCATCCCAAGCATACCTGTTGACAAAGGAAGAGATTAAGTATAGTCAAGAATCATTTGTGGAAGAGCTTTTTGTTCATAAGGAGAATCCATTAAAGCAGGAATTAGAGCATTTTTATGACTCAATTAAAAAGAATGTTAATCCAATAAACTCTAATGAGGATGATATAAAAATTTTAGAATTAGCATTGGAGATAGAGGATATGGTTAGAAGTCAAATTCAGAGAGAGGAACTCATGGCTATGAATTAA
- the aroB gene encoding 3-dehydroquinate synthase yields MNDNRIVHVKTKSKCYDIIIGDYILPQIEIKRELLSKERFALIISSKVFNLYQDYIENSLKRYDNYDILLMEDGEENKSYKNSEKYLYQLLGKGYNRKSVIIGIGGGAVGDFSGFIAAVYMRGIPIIHVPTTLLAMVDASIGGKVAVNISSGKNIIGAFYQPELVISDVSFLKTLPENELKNGLVEILKHALLGESRLLSILLENDLDSIKRIDCIQELVFLSAAFKSEIVEKDEREGNLRAILNLGHTIGHAIESLMEYRGISHGEAVAIGLNIEMKISIDYGWLSNDEIEVVNNIMDRYRLLEKRYNLCADDIVRHMKYDKKNEEGKFNFVLLKGLGKPVYNQNIEEDIIRKVIEKF; encoded by the coding sequence ATGAATGATAATAGAATTGTTCATGTTAAGACGAAGAGTAAATGTTATGATATTATAATAGGAGATTATATATTACCTCAAATTGAAATAAAGCGTGAGCTTTTGTCGAAGGAGAGATTCGCTTTGATAATTAGTTCAAAGGTATTTAATTTATATCAAGATTACATTGAGAATTCCCTTAAGAGATATGATAATTATGATATACTTCTAATGGAGGATGGTGAAGAGAATAAAAGTTATAAGAATTCTGAAAAATATTTATATCAACTTTTAGGGAAGGGATATAATAGGAAATCAGTTATAATTGGCATTGGGGGAGGGGCTGTTGGAGATTTTTCAGGATTTATAGCTGCTGTATATATGCGGGGCATACCAATTATACATGTTCCTACCACTCTGCTGGCAATGGTTGATGCAAGTATAGGGGGTAAGGTTGCTGTAAATATTTCCTCTGGGAAGAATATTATTGGAGCTTTTTATCAACCAGAGTTAGTGATTTCTGATGTTAGTTTTTTGAAGACACTACCAGAGAATGAGTTAAAAAATGGTTTAGTCGAGATATTGAAGCATGCGCTTCTTGGAGAAAGTAGATTGCTTTCTATCTTGCTTGAAAACGATTTGGATTCAATTAAAAGAATTGATTGTATTCAGGAGCTTGTATTTTTGTCTGCAGCATTTAAATCGGAAATAGTAGAGAAGGATGAAAGGGAGGGAAACCTACGAGCAATCTTAAACTTAGGTCATACTATTGGACATGCAATTGAGTCATTGATGGAGTACCGGGGGATATCTCATGGTGAAGCAGTGGCTATTGGATTGAATATTGAGATGAAGATATCTATAGATTATGGATGGCTTTCAAATGATGAAATAGAAGTAGTCAATAATATTATGGATCGGTATCGTCTGTTAGAAAAGAGATATAATCTATGTGCAGATGATATTGTAAGGCATATGAAGTATGATAAGAAGAATGAAGAAGGTAAGTTTAATTTTGTACTCTTAAAGGGATTAGGGAAACCGGTTTATAATCAAAATATTGAAGAGGATATTATTAGGAAAGTTATTGAGAAATTCTGA
- the rnc gene encoding ribonuclease III, giving the protein MENKKEGRKQRRKKRDRQLNKLQDVIKVKFRDKSLLNRALTHRSYVNEAGFDMKDNEKLEYLGDSVLALVVNEYLFKRYEDYLEGDLAKIKSAVVSEATLAKVASEVKLGYFILISKGEERSGGRDRPSILANTLEAIIGAIYLDSGLKESKKFVLALLKRDIERIDNLSYLRDPKTTLQEFVQKRYKERPSYVVIKENGPDHKKEFTVKLVIHGRDMSIGVGSSKGKAELEAAKKVLGELEEGIISI; this is encoded by the coding sequence ATGGAAAATAAAAAGGAAGGACGAAAACAGAGAAGAAAGAAGAGAGATAGACAATTAAATAAACTCCAGGATGTTATTAAGGTTAAGTTCAGAGATAAGAGTTTATTGAATAGAGCGCTAACTCATCGTTCCTATGTGAATGAAGCTGGATTTGATATGAAGGATAATGAGAAGCTGGAGTATTTAGGGGATTCGGTTTTAGCGCTAGTCGTCAATGAATATCTCTTTAAGCGGTATGAGGATTATTTAGAAGGCGATTTGGCCAAGATAAAGTCAGCGGTAGTCTCTGAAGCGACTCTAGCCAAGGTCGCATCAGAAGTTAAACTTGGATATTTTATACTAATCAGCAAAGGTGAGGAGAGGAGCGGAGGAAGGGATAGACCTTCAATTTTAGCTAATACTCTTGAGGCAATAATAGGCGCAATTTATCTTGATTCTGGTCTTAAGGAGAGTAAAAAATTTGTACTTGCTCTACTTAAAAGAGATATTGAAAGAATCGATAATTTATCATATTTAAGAGATCCCAAGACAACCTTACAGGAATTTGTTCAGAAGAGATATAAGGAGAGGCCTTCATACGTTGTGATAAAGGAGAATGGTCCGGATCATAAAAAGGAATTTACGGTTAAACTAGTGATTCATGGCAGAGATATGTCAATTGGAGTTGGAAGCAGCAAGGGTAAGGCGGAATTGGAAGCTGCAAAGAAGGTATTAGGAGAGCTTGAAGAAGGGATTATTTCTATTTAA
- the acpP gene encoding acyl carrier protein — MAVDFEKVKMIIVDQLGIDESEITPNASFVDDLGADSLDTVELVMALEEEFDIEIPDEDAESIVTVDDVVKYIESKLK; from the coding sequence ATGGCAGTTGATTTTGAAAAAGTAAAGATGATAATAGTTGATCAGCTTGGAATCGATGAATCTGAGATAACCCCCAATGCTTCTTTTGTAGATGATCTTGGAGCGGATTCTTTAGATACAGTCGAGCTAGTAATGGCTCTTGAGGAAGAGTTTGATATTGAGATACCGGATGAAGATGCGGAAAGCATCGTAACAGTAGATGATGTAGTTAAATACATTGAATCTAAATTGAAATAA
- the rpmF gene encoding 50S ribosomal protein L32, producing the protein MAVPKRRKSKSKSRMRRSHDSLGVKNLRPCPKCGVYTLPHRVCSECGHYKGQLVIEPKVRLKEK; encoded by the coding sequence GTGGCTGTACCAAAAAGAAGAAAATCAAAATCGAAATCAAGAATGAGAAGGTCTCATGATTCACTAGGTGTTAAAAATTTAAGGCCTTGCCCAAAATGTGGCGTTTACACCCTTCCTCATAGGGTTTGTTCAGAATGTGGTCATTATAAAGGGCAGTTGGTCATTGAGCCGAAAGTAAGATTAAAGGAAAAATAA
- a CDS encoding tetratricopeptide repeat protein, translated as MDKSGIQINRNIIERSLMIIKEYIKRNKKIILYTLSIGVLIVIIIITGVVYYRSEENREIVEFEKIIEEYRNSYSNEKSIDESIEIQRFQETIDKLKKLIDSSYWGYVNENGYYVIADLYESQKMFRDAKEYFLKFVEESPSSFFAPFALRKAGNVCEHLGELEEAFQIYQRLEREYSNSMIADGIYFDMGRIYQKKGNTIKAREYYNRLISQYPFSLFTNKAKNRLFLLEYLTTKDK; from the coding sequence TTGGATAAAAGTGGTATACAAATAAATAGGAATATTATTGAAAGATCCTTGATGATTATTAAGGAATATATTAAGCGAAATAAGAAAATTATTCTATATACTTTATCAATAGGGGTGTTAATTGTAATAATCATTATTACAGGAGTGGTATACTATAGGAGTGAAGAGAATAGGGAAATTGTTGAATTTGAAAAAATTATCGAGGAGTACAGAAATTCATATTCTAACGAAAAGAGTATTGATGAGAGTATTGAAATTCAGAGATTTCAGGAGACAATTGATAAACTCAAAAAACTGATTGATTCATCCTATTGGGGGTATGTTAATGAAAATGGATATTATGTAATCGCGGATCTTTATGAATCTCAGAAAATGTTTAGGGATGCGAAGGAATATTTCTTGAAATTTGTAGAGGAATCCCCTTCGTCCTTTTTCGCTCCATTTGCGCTTAGAAAAGCTGGAAATGTATGTGAGCATTTGGGTGAACTTGAAGAAGCATTTCAAATATATCAAAGGTTGGAGAGGGAGTATTCCAATAGTATGATAGCTGATGGAATTTACTTTGATATGGGACGAATATATCAGAAGAAAGGGAATACTATTAAGGCGAGGGAGTATTACAATAGGTTAATCTCTCAATATCCTTTCTCTCTTTTTACAAATAAAGCAAAGAATAGATTATTTCTACTTGAATATCTTACAACAAAGGATAAATAG
- a CDS encoding S1 RNA-binding domain-containing protein: MEELNENSEESIDMQEVTDTAFGVVPLGKVIQGEVVTVDDEFVYVNVGTKSDGRVSIDEFDINPEIGSVVEVMLVNRRMIDGMYVFSKRIAEEEKRWLKFIETHKDKSENILGTIKNSVNKGILVDCGGVNAFLPFSHTANIRVGKTNVDNAPIWFKIKGIDEERKTVIISRKEYLEEERERQWNNFVSKYSLGDRVMGRVARFVESGAIIDIEGLKAYVNKNDMSWRKVFKQKKILTIGEEREFVLLNYNREEGKISLGIKQLIEDPWLRIDEKYHVDDVVSGRVVTLTDSGVYIEIEEGIEGFLNSYNISWTKRNVNSRDVFHKGELIDVKVLDINKEEGRISLGYKQLHPNPWDTIEESFGIDSVHRRKIKKIVSFGMFVELMEGIDGLIHISDVSWDGNSQNSLGSYKIGNEVEFKILDIKSEDMKISCGIKQLTKSPWEVIKEKYPAGSVVAGIISGIVPFGLFIKINDDVEGLVHISEVSHRRVDNLAEQYKISQQVSAIILGIDVEKKRLSLSIKEYNQIMEEDEVNKILSDTSPKRVTIGDIIKMKNEV; the protein is encoded by the coding sequence ATGGAAGAGTTAAATGAGAATTCAGAAGAAAGCATAGACATGCAAGAGGTTACTGATACAGCCTTTGGTGTGGTTCCCTTAGGGAAGGTAATTCAGGGAGAGGTTGTTACAGTTGACGATGAATTTGTCTATGTGAATGTTGGTACAAAATCTGACGGTAGGGTGAGTATAGATGAATTTGATATAAATCCTGAAATAGGCAGTGTTGTTGAAGTGATGCTCGTCAATAGGAGAATGATTGATGGAATGTATGTCTTTTCAAAACGGATAGCTGAAGAAGAGAAGAGATGGCTTAAGTTTATAGAAACTCATAAGGATAAATCTGAAAATATATTAGGCACAATAAAAAATTCTGTTAACAAGGGTATTCTGGTTGACTGTGGTGGGGTGAATGCTTTTTTACCATTTTCTCATACAGCAAATATCAGAGTAGGCAAAACAAATGTAGACAATGCTCCTATTTGGTTTAAGATTAAGGGTATTGATGAGGAGAGGAAGACTGTTATAATTTCAAGAAAGGAATATCTTGAAGAGGAAAGAGAGAGGCAGTGGAATAATTTTGTCTCAAAATACAGTCTTGGGGATAGGGTGATGGGAAGGGTCGCAAGATTTGTCGAGTCAGGTGCAATCATAGATATAGAGGGTTTAAAGGCATATGTGAATAAAAATGATATGTCATGGAGAAAGGTCTTTAAGCAAAAAAAAATATTAACCATTGGAGAGGAGAGAGAATTCGTATTATTAAATTATAACAGAGAAGAGGGTAAGATATCACTAGGAATAAAACAGCTTATAGAGGATCCATGGCTTCGAATAGATGAGAAGTATCATGTTGATGATGTTGTATCGGGTAGGGTAGTCACATTAACTGATTCTGGGGTTTATATTGAAATTGAAGAGGGAATTGAAGGATTTTTAAATTCATACAATATATCCTGGACTAAGAGGAATGTTAATTCAAGAGATGTCTTCCATAAGGGTGAGCTTATAGATGTAAAGGTCCTTGATATCAACAAGGAGGAAGGAAGAATATCATTGGGCTATAAGCAGCTTCATCCAAATCCATGGGATACCATCGAGGAAAGTTTTGGAATTGATTCTGTTCATCGTAGAAAAATTAAAAAAATTGTGAGTTTTGGAATGTTCGTTGAATTGATGGAGGGTATAGATGGCTTGATTCACATCTCCGATGTCAGTTGGGATGGAAACTCCCAGAACTCGCTAGGATCCTATAAAATTGGAAATGAGGTTGAATTTAAGATTCTAGATATTAAATCGGAAGATATGAAGATATCCTGTGGCATTAAGCAGCTTACAAAGTCTCCCTGGGAGGTTATAAAAGAAAAATATCCTGCTGGAAGTGTTGTCGCAGGGATTATTTCTGGGATTGTTCCCTTTGGTTTATTTATTAAAATAAATGATGATGTTGAGGGATTGGTTCATATTTCTGAGGTTAGTCATAGGAGAGTAGATAATTTAGCAGAGCAATACAAGATTAGTCAACAGGTTAGCGCAATTATTCTTGGAATTGATGTCGAGAAGAAAAGACTTTCTTTGAGCATAAAGGAATATAATCAAATTATGGAAGAGGATGAGGTTAATAAAATATTAAGTGATACTAGTCCCAAAAGAGTCACTATTGGGGATATTATTAAAATGAAGAATGAGGTATAG
- the cmk gene encoding (d)CMP kinase, whose product MTIDSRIVIALDGPAGAGKSSVSREVARRLGLKYIDSGAIYRTITLFLLRKYDKIEVGRDYLNSLKELSISQTFNNDGTSSTFLNGVDVSGDIRDEIIINNIGIVSDDIRIRGYVNDLLREWSMGDSIIMEGRDIGTVVFPKADVKIYLDASVDVRACRRTEEFKGKGKTVDAEDIKNQIVLRDAEDSGRPFGSLMKADDSFYLDTSNMNKEEVIQRIIAIISS is encoded by the coding sequence ATGACGATAGATAGTAGAATAGTAATTGCCTTGGATGGCCCTGCAGGTGCAGGAAAGAGTAGCGTCTCCAGGGAGGTTGCAAGGAGGCTGGGATTAAAATACATCGATTCAGGAGCGATTTATAGGACGATTACACTATTTCTATTGAGAAAATATGATAAAATTGAAGTTGGCAGAGATTACCTTAACAGCTTAAAAGAATTATCAATTAGCCAAACCTTCAATAATGATGGAACCTCATCAACCTTTCTAAATGGGGTGGACGTTTCTGGAGATATAAGGGATGAAATAATAATTAATAACATTGGAATTGTCTCAGATGATATAAGGATTAGAGGTTATGTTAATGATCTTTTAAGAGAATGGTCAATGGGTGATTCAATAATAATGGAGGGAAGGGACATTGGAACCGTGGTTTTCCCTAAAGCAGATGTAAAGATCTATCTTGACGCATCTGTAGATGTGAGGGCATGTCGAAGAACTGAAGAGTTTAAAGGAAAGGGAAAAACAGTTGACGCGGAGGATATTAAAAACCAGATTGTGCTGAGAGATGCTGAGGATTCAGGGAGACCCTTCGGATCGTTGATGAAGGCTGATGATTCATTTTATCTCGATACATCTAATATGAACAAGGAGGAGGTAATTCAGAGAATTATCGCAATAATCTCCTCATAG